CGACGCCACGCGCGCGCCATTCAGCGCAACCGTCGGGGCACGCGGCACATACACGGTGGTGGGCGTCGGCGGCTCGGGCAGCAGGCGGTCGCCAACGCGCATTTCTTCCTTGGTGGCGGTGATGTCGACGGTCGCCGGCACCACTTCCTGCAGTTCCTTGCCGTCGCGCAGGCTGTTTTCCACCGTTTCGCCGCGCACCAGTTCGGCCCGGCCGAGGTACTGGGCCTCGAAACCGAGGATCTCGCCGGTGGACGGGTCGCGCAGCGGCACCGCGTCGCGGAACACCCGCCAGTTGCGCGATTGCCCGGGCACCACCGCCATCGGCTGGCCGGACGGCCCGCGTGCATAGGCGCGGTCACCACGGGCCAGCATGACGCGGTCCTCTTGCGTGCCGACCAGCCGTGGCGCGCCGCCGAGCGTGGGCGCGTCGATCACCAGCGGCTCGGCCAGGAAGGGCTCGATCGCCGAGGGCCGCAGCGTCGGGAGCGGGTTCTCGCCGACACGGTCGATGCGGGTGCGCGGCTCCATGCGCACCGTACCGGCGTCGCCGTAGCCGGGCGGGCTGGTGCGCAGCCGGGCGCGGCCACCGCTGCGCTCCAGGTAGAGCTGCTGGCCGGGGTAGATGAGATGCGGGTTGCGGATCTCCGCGAGGTTCATGCCCCAGAGTT
The nucleotide sequence above comes from Xylophilus sp. GOD-11R. Encoded proteins:
- a CDS encoding LysM peptidoglycan-binding domain-containing protein — encoded protein: MPVRFQGLRRCAVPASTALAVVACALATALPAAAQNYPVTPTQRAVAQATAESGVPESELTPNAPDIYTVKRGDTLWAVSGLYLRKPWRWPELWGMNLAEIRNPHLIYPGQQLYLERSGGRARLRTSPPGYGDAGTVRMEPRTRIDRVGENPLPTLRPSAIEPFLAEPLVIDAPTLGGAPRLVGTQEDRVMLARGDRAYARGPSGQPMAVVPGQSRNWRVFRDAVPLRDPSTGEILGFEAQYLGRAELVRGETVENSLRDGKELQEVVPATVDITATKEEMRVGDRLLPEPPTPTTVYVPRAPTVALNGARVASIYGSAVLDAAQNQVVTINRGTRDGIEPGFVMAILSEGDRIIDKTDPQRARIKLPDERNGLLMVFRSFDRVSYGLILSIRTGVKVGDRLVSPE